In Geobacillus kaustophilus, a genomic segment contains:
- a CDS encoding BrxA/BrxB family bacilliredoxin, producing the protein MSMAYEDYMRQLVQPMRDELVRAGFRELRTSEEVEQFMKQVEGTTFVFVNSVCGCAAGLARPAATQAVLRSEKKPDHLVTVFAGQDKEATAKMREYFVGYPPSSPSMALLKGKEVVHFIPREDIEFHSMEDVMENILAAFDKYCG; encoded by the coding sequence ATGTCAATGGCTTACGAAGACTATATGCGCCAACTCGTGCAGCCGATGCGCGATGAACTTGTCCGCGCCGGTTTCCGCGAATTGCGCACAAGCGAAGAAGTCGAGCAGTTTATGAAACAAGTGGAAGGAACGACGTTTGTTTTTGTCAACTCAGTGTGCGGCTGCGCCGCTGGATTGGCGCGCCCCGCGGCGACGCAGGCGGTGTTGCGGAGCGAGAAAAAGCCGGACCATTTGGTGACGGTGTTCGCTGGCCAGGATAAGGAAGCGACAGCGAAAATGCGCGAGTACTTTGTCGGTTATCCGCCGTCTTCGCCGTCGATGGCGCTCTTAAAGGGGAAAGAAGTCGTTCACTTCATTCCGCGCGAAGACATCGAGTTTCACTCGATGGAGGACGTGATGGAAAATATTTTGGCTGCGTTTGACAAATATTGCGGCTGA
- a CDS encoding NUDIX hydrolase, whose amino-acid sequence MGYIEELRKIIGTRPIILAGAGVAVTDECGRILLQKRRDGLWGLPGGLLELGESAEEAARREVWEETGLEIGKLELVDVFSGKKYFVRLPNGDQYYPVTVVYLTRDIRGGELKEDGEESLEVKFFPFHELPNELSPLVKDFIEQYFRG is encoded by the coding sequence ATGGGATACATTGAAGAACTGCGAAAAATCATTGGAACCCGGCCGATCATCTTGGCGGGAGCCGGGGTCGCTGTCACCGATGAATGCGGGCGGATTTTATTGCAGAAACGCCGCGACGGCTTATGGGGACTGCCCGGCGGTTTGTTGGAGTTGGGGGAGTCCGCAGAAGAAGCAGCCCGGCGGGAAGTGTGGGAAGAAACAGGGCTGGAAATCGGCAAACTGGAACTAGTCGATGTGTTTTCTGGAAAAAAATATTTTGTTCGGCTGCCTAATGGAGATCAATATTACCCAGTCACTGTTGTTTATCTCACCCGTGATATCCGCGGTGGAGAACTGAAAGAAGACGGGGAAGAATCGCTGGAAGTGAAATTCTTCCCTTTTCATGAATTGCCAAACGAACTCTCTCCTCTTGTTAAAGATTTTATCGAACAATATTTCAGGGGATGA